In Chengkuizengella sediminis, a single window of DNA contains:
- a CDS encoding BlaI/MecI/CopY family transcriptional regulator, with protein sequence MIPIKDLPKISEAEWKIIKVLWRNSPLTSSEIIDALKKETSWSPKTIHTLISRLVKKEAIGVKKESRLNSFFPLVTEDECKRVETKSFLEKVYSGSVKMLLANFIKDEKLSQNEIEELKLILEEKKDS encoded by the coding sequence ATCTCCCAAAAATATCAGAAGCTGAATGGAAAATAATAAAAGTATTATGGAGAAATTCACCATTAACTTCATCTGAAATCATTGATGCATTAAAAAAAGAAACGAGTTGGAGCCCTAAAACGATTCATACTCTCATTAGTCGTTTAGTCAAAAAAGAAGCGATTGGAGTAAAAAAAGAATCTCGATTAAATTCATTTTTTCCACTTGTTACTGAGGACGAGTGTAAGAGAGTAGAAACAAAATCATTTTTGGAAAAGGTATATTCAGGCTCCGTTAAAATGTTACTTGCAAATTTCATCAAAGATGAAAAACTATCTCAAAATGAGATTGAAGAATTAAAACTCATTCTTGAAGAAAAAAAGGATTCTTAG